From one Streptomyces sp. N50 genomic stretch:
- a CDS encoding ABC transporter permease, which yields MSALLTDLRLAWLLTRGSDRREWWRVGLTAAGAALATGIGIGVVALLSLDGFHSVSFGSGLFDSPSDRRNVSLALGLLLIPVLGFLGQCARIGAVHRDRRLAALRLAGAGPWQVRRIAALESGLACLVGAVVATAIVVPLLPYATDWAGVVLVAVAVPVLGAVVSAVALRRVVADPLGRVRRTRPVRGPGRLFGTAARLLAVMLAAIALTPVFGSPVSFGLGPVTVLVLAVLISPIAIWLSGASSRQLGEGFAAGTSRPALLIAAERMREDPWSTARTHAALLLVTVVGSGFAGVRQILLADLEDMRRRGHLGTRMSYYTTGIDLTAAAILVAFALVLTALAVGTAESLATRRRGLAAQAAAGVPHAVLARALLLETALPLFPAIAVAGLGGTAISFWYGAAVSRHTDVPVPYAALLVPVGVYAACVLAAATSLPLLRRSVRPGELRYA from the coding sequence ATGAGCGCGCTGCTCACGGATCTGCGGCTGGCCTGGCTGCTCACGCGGGGGTCGGACCGGCGCGAGTGGTGGCGGGTCGGGCTCACGGCGGCCGGGGCCGCGCTGGCGACGGGGATCGGGATCGGCGTCGTAGCGCTGCTGTCGCTGGACGGGTTCCACTCCGTGTCCTTCGGGTCCGGGCTGTTCGACTCCCCCAGTGACCGGCGGAACGTGAGCCTGGCGCTCGGCCTGCTGCTGATCCCGGTGCTCGGGTTTCTCGGGCAGTGTGCGCGGATCGGGGCGGTGCACCGGGACCGGCGGCTGGCCGCGTTGCGGCTGGCGGGGGCCGGGCCCTGGCAGGTGCGGCGGATCGCGGCGCTGGAGTCGGGGCTCGCGTGTCTGGTGGGGGCGGTGGTGGCGACGGCGATCGTCGTACCGCTGCTGCCGTACGCCACGGACTGGGCCGGGGTCGTCCTGGTCGCCGTGGCGGTGCCGGTGCTGGGGGCGGTCGTGAGCGCGGTGGCGTTGCGCCGGGTGGTGGCGGATCCGCTGGGACGGGTGCGGCGGACGCGGCCGGTGCGGGGGCCGGGGCGGCTGTTCGGGACGGCGGCCCGGTTGCTCGCGGTGATGTTGGCGGCCATCGCGCTGACGCCGGTGTTCGGCAGCCCGGTGTCCTTCGGTCTCGGCCCGGTGACGGTGCTCGTCCTGGCCGTACTGATCAGCCCGATCGCGATCTGGTTGTCCGGTGCCTCGTCCCGCCAACTGGGTGAGGGCTTCGCGGCCGGCACCTCGCGCCCCGCGCTGCTGATCGCGGCGGAACGGATGCGCGAGGACCCCTGGTCGACCGCCCGCACCCACGCGGCACTGCTGCTGGTGACGGTCGTCGGCTCGGGCTTCGCGGGCGTACGCCAGATCCTGCTCGCGGACCTGGAGGACATGCGCCGCAGGGGCCACCTCGGCACGCGCATGTCGTACTACACGACCGGCATCGACCTCACCGCCGCCGCGATCCTCGTCGCCTTCGCACTCGTCCTGACGGCCCTGGCCGTAGGCACGGCTGAGTCCCTCGCCACCCGGCGCCGGGGCCTGGCCGCGCAGGCCGCGGCCGGGGTCCCGCACGCCGTACTGGCCCGCGCGCTCCTCCTGGAGACCGCGCTGCCGCTGTTCCCGGCGATCGCGGTCGCGGGCCTGGGCGGCACGGCGATCAGCTTCTGGTACGGCGCCGCCGTCTCCCGGCACACGGACGTACCGGTGCCGTACGCGGCGCTGCTGGTGCCGGTCGGCGTGTACGCGGCCTGCGTGCTGGCGGCCGCCACCTCACTGCCGCTGCTGCGGCGGTCGGTGCGGCCGGGCGAACTGCGCTACGCATGA
- a CDS encoding HNH endonuclease, which translates to MPHVLVLNASYEPLGVVPLRRALVLVLENKAVSLEESGAFMHSATVTVPAPSVVRLKRFVRVPYRGPVPLTRRALFARDGGRCMYCGGVATSVDHVIPRSRGGKHAWDNVVASCRRCNHTKADRHLFEIGWRLRHKPAPPTGLAWRIIGTGHRDPRWLPYLQPYGAEDAMARIDGISA; encoded by the coding sequence GTGCCGCATGTCCTGGTCCTCAACGCGTCGTACGAGCCACTCGGCGTCGTACCGCTCCGCCGCGCGCTCGTCCTCGTCCTGGAGAACAAGGCAGTCTCCCTTGAGGAATCCGGCGCCTTTATGCACAGCGCAACTGTCACAGTCCCCGCACCCAGCGTGGTCCGGCTCAAGCGATTCGTGCGGGTTCCCTACCGGGGGCCCGTTCCTCTCACCCGCCGGGCGCTCTTCGCGCGCGACGGGGGCCGGTGCATGTACTGCGGTGGCGTCGCAACCAGCGTCGACCATGTCATTCCGCGCAGCCGCGGGGGCAAGCACGCCTGGGACAACGTGGTGGCGTCCTGCCGCCGCTGCAACCACACGAAGGCCGACCGGCACCTCTTCGAGATCGGCTGGCGGCTGCGCCACAAACCCGCCCCACCCACCGGCCTGGCCTGGCGCATCATCGGGACAGGTCATAGGGACCCGCGCTGGCTGCCGTACCTGCAGCCGTACGGCGCGGAGGACGCGATGGCCCGGATCGACGGCATCTCCGCCTGA